tatcattaaaaaaaataaagatagtAATAATACAAGACGCTTAATGACTCCAACCCAAgaataaaagaagaaggaaaatagtATGTAGAGAAGTAGAACTAGGAATGAAATACATATCATTCATTACTCATTTGATGTCTCCAGTAAAATAATACTATGTTCTCAAAGTGCTTTTTTGGTTTTGAAGGTGCAAAGTGAAGTGGCAAGAATCCAACACAATACAAGAAACTAAGTTAGATGATTAAGGGTGATAGAGGACTCTTTCATTCCATTTCTTCATATGCTAGACCACTTGTTTTATGGTGAgcgaaatttgaaaacaatagaATATATCTACGAGATTTAGATATTCGAAGTTTTTGGTTTTAACTAAATTTCATACAAATTAAGTGAAAGATTCTGTTTTGTGTGGATTTGGAATCTGAATTTATTTGaagatttaattaaagaaaattagttaCACAAAAAGTTAAGAGGGCATTTTCGAATTATAAAAGATTGGATCACATGCAAATTAGTTCCTTTGCCATAAATCTAAACAAATTTCGTTTTTGacattttctcaaatcaaactCTAAACTTTGCTATGCAATCAAATTTcccataatttaattaaaattattttttaatccaaaattatccaataacaaacttaattttataaaaagcatataattatcaaatgagGGTCTATATAATTGCTAAACAAACCTAAACTTTCCattctatagtttgataaacCTTTCCATTCTAACAAActtaatttcttgtttttgcTAATAGTGCTCCATTGAATCCACTAAGAACTCTAAAGTTAgacctcatttttttttttttttaaacaattagaCCTCAATTCTTTAGGTAAACAGATTCACTCCCGTTTAATTCTTGATAAATctcatataatatttaatttcgtTTTTTTACCATGAGACACATAATTACTAgatagtttaatttaaataatggtTAGACACGAACTTGAAATGTCATAGTCTTCTTAcacataaatttatttattacttaTTTAACAAATTcctgattaaaaaaaaaattaaataaataagttaggAACCTATGcaatacaaattttaaaattcaatgaaTTACTAGAATAGTAAAGTGAATGTTTATAAACCTGTATGCACCTTTTAAAGTTTACTAAATTAAAGTTTCAAATGcctattaaaaattattataaactttTTGTTCGATTTGAATGGTAATCGGATATCAAAGGATGTTCTAAAGATTGTAATCATATTTCAaagatattgattaattttacctattaattaaattgttagtTTGATGTGAAGAAATTAGAATTTTAGTTAAATTGTATTCCCTTGATTATGCATACAAAGGtttaaagaaaaagtattaaaaaaatttaaagaaaaaaaagatgtgCGGCAAGAATTGAGAATTGAACCTTCCATGTAAATTATCGTTGAATTAGATTCTTAAATGTGACACCAACATCATTTGGGTAGCCATTCTCTCTCACCCCATTCCAAACACTCCAACAATTAAAATGGCCACCGGACTTATGAAAAGGTtttcaaagaaatcaaaatttttacaGAGTGTGCtgcttaaaaaaaatgaactttgTTGATTTAAAGTAGctcttatgaaaacttttcttagccatttctcttttttttgcTCCCCTTAGTCAACCCCAAATTTGATAGATTTTTggtataatttatatttaggtatttattaaaaaaaaaaaaaagtacttgGTCCACATCGGCGCCCATTTTTTGGCCCATCTCAACTATACaacagaaaaaaaatttaaaaaaatgttttaagaaaACAAGAATTTGTCACATTACAGTGATTGGACAACTTATGACTGCCATATGGgtgcaaaaatatatatacaaatatatttttttaaaaaaaaagtaagaagagTTTCCACAGACATTGATTAGACAATTggatgtaattaaaaaaaaatgacggGTAATGCacctaattatttaattatttttctttctcattaAACAATGACTTGAGCTGAGAGATAGAGAGCTTCTTAGCAAGTTCGCGTTTTATTGACAGATCATCTCAACCCACTAATTTTAATGCTTCAATGACTATTACCATTTTGCtaaatcatttataattttcaatttattataaCGAATTTGGTCTTATCCTTTCTTAGGAAGTTCTTCGGAGTTGATATAGAGAGAAATAATCCAAAtctaataataatcataaatcAGGATGAAGATGCAAATGAAACTCAGACTGATAAGACTTTCCAAATCTAATAATAATGAAGAGGCAAATGAATTAAAGTTCAGACTGATAGAAGTTACCAATTCTATGCAAAGAATTTCATATGTACAGATCTCTAAACAGACAAACACTAAATCCCAAACATCAAAAACCACAAAATTTCCATTCTGGTTCCGAATCGAAATCATAGGGGAATCCCAGCACTTCTTGCAAACAGTGATTCTCAATCGAACCAAACCCATCAAGAAACGATTCAAAAGATCCATCACCCGAAGAACTATTGGAGGCGTTTTGGAAATTAACATCCTTCGAATGATTGCTATCCCCATCTTCATCCATCTCCGACGTCGTCGCCGCCGTGGCACTAGCGTCATCGGGCACTGCTGGCATGTGGCCTTCGAACAACGCCATATGACCAAACAACTTGTCCTTACGGGAGAAGGTGGTTCCACAAGAACACCGCCACTTCGACTCACCGCAGTACTTCAAATGGCTTTTCAAATCCGCCATTACAGAGAAACTCTTCTTGTTGCAACGATTGCAAGAGAACATCTTAGGGCAGTGGCTACGCTTGAAGTGATTCTTGACGCAAATCAACGATTTCAGTGCCCTAAATTTCTTGTGCATTTTGTTCCTTATACAACCGTCGTAAGGGCACGAGAATCGCGTGCGTTTCGCCCTGTGGTCCGCACCAACAACATCCAACGGCTTGGCCAACGCCTCTGGTGTTTTGAATTGATTCCCATGGGCCCGCATATGCATCCGCAAATTCGCGTCTCGCTTGAACCCTTTCCCGCAGATTTCGCAGAAATGGATGTGCTCCGCTAGCAATTCCATCGCATCCAGCTCCACGATTTCCCAATCCGGGTCAAATTCCTCGGATTCGGTTCTTGTAATCTCATCTACGCCTTCGACCTTCAGCTCCGCCATTGATTTCTCTGTTACAAGATTCGGATGAGTTCGAGTCGTCGAAGCCGTCAAATCCGGCGCAGTTGGGGTTTTCGCTTGGGCACAAGCTAGGAGAGCGGCACCGTGGACGATGATCTgttggattgcggtgacgatTTCAGATGAAACGGCATCCATCTGCTGATTGCTGATACGAACTTCTCTGTCGATGTTATCGGATAGGAAGATTTGGACGGCATCCATTCTGGAACGGATGGTAGAGAGGTTTTGCAACGGAATCCGTGGGTCGTCGCTTCCGACGATAGTCGTCGGAAGTGGATCGCCGGAAAATTCCATGGGAAAAGTGGGAGGATTCATGGGGATTCAGAGACGTATTACGGCAACAGGCAGGAAGTTCTgaggaaagaagtgaagaaggagGTGAATTTAATTGGATTGAAGATGCATTTGACTTGAATGTTGGACTCACTCGACTTGTAGGATGCCCAAGGATAAAAGGAAGAGGGAGTGGCTTCAGAATGACGTCGTTTTGTAGAACGTATATCGATGAACCAGGGCTGTTGTTGATTGAAAAATGGGTTTGCCTTCTGGGTCTAGGTTTGGGCGTGGGTCCCATGTAGAAGTGGAACCAAACTTTAGATCAACAGAGACGGATTATCATCGTCTACTTGTCAATGGAAAATCTGGAAATGAAAATTATCCAAATAATTTGTTTTACATAGTAAAACTTTCGAAAATATTTTTAGGTATAAAGAAATATTGACgatgatagatattaaatattatctaTTATTGATTAATTGTGATGTTTTGTAATACTCGTAAATAAATGAGttcatgtttctttatttgaaaatagtccCAATTATCTTGATACGTCGCACAAAAATTGAATGGACATCCTTCAAAGCTAGACGAAGGAAGACAAAAGGAAAATTTTCCAACCACACACCAATCATGGTTCCATCCCTAACACATTTGGCTCATAATCGATTTTAAAGTGAGAAGCAGCCAAGGCAAGAAGACTTGCCAATTCATGTCGAATAATCAAACCTAGTACGGTTGAAGGCGGGAAGAATACCACAAAGCATCATCGTTTAATTTGACAAAATCGGGAGAGGAGGGAGACTAACCTCTAGCACCAGAATGATCCAAAGACAGCAACCCTAACTCACTGACAGACTCTTTTCTATTTGCAACCTCATAAACTTCAGAATAATTCATGATGCAGCTGCTTCTAACACTATGGAAAACGACCTCCTTCTGCTTATTAATGTTATTGTGATCATTCCATAAGCCCCAGCAAGATCGTAATTTCGAGACATTTTTTAGAATGAGAGGAATCCATCGCCATCCATCTAACCAAAATGCTACCATTAAAATTCTCCATTAAAATGTTGCTTTTGTTAACTAAAGGCCAAACTGATTTTGCTCTTTTATACCAGAAAAGAGCAGGTCCACACTCTCCACTAAATATGTTCCTATGGGtggggcggggattcccctaTTAGGTGGGGAATGGGGAGGGAGTGGGAAAAAAATTTCCCTGAGCTAAATGGGGATGAGAACGGGAATGCATTCTCCGACCCCATCCCCGTcccgattagcttttacatatttatttcatatagttatctaatgttatgttgttattattattatataaatattatatttaaatttcaaatttgattatttattgggaaagataatgaatatgtttaaattgaatatttaaatttagattatatatgtaaataatttgatttatatttatttctttctactaaaaaattaattagtttttttagaccaaaatttgagtaatttatctttaaattcaaattttcatataaaactaacaataataaacaattaagtggtaaatttaattatttaatactttttttataaaaaaaaataacgaaaAAAATTCCTTGTGGGAACCCGATCCCCGGAATTCCCCGCTCCGATACCTGGGGGAATTTCATGAGGATGGgaaatgaaatggggagcgggaacggggatggggaatggtcTCCCTCGTCCCGTCCCGCCACGTGAACATCTCTACTCTTCACTCCCAGCCTCAAATGggataaacaaataacaaatcAACACCGTTATATACGGTgtagtttgttcaattttagtttttgactTTTATACTTTCAAAGATTAAAGTTTAGTGCATTTTACTCaccataaatattaaatttaaccactgattatttcttgttttttttttaaaaaaacttttgattatatatcaatattttctaaattttggaaatatATTCTCATTTGTACTTTCttaaatagaaatttattattattattttatttaaaatatataaattaaattgaacattttaaaGTACTGGAACTAAAACGCCattgaaataatattttaaccttaTATTTATTACCAATTATAAATTATTCTTAATTTTCCAGaaaattcaagtatttatttttag
The nucleotide sequence above comes from Benincasa hispida cultivar B227 chromosome 3, ASM972705v1, whole genome shotgun sequence. Encoded proteins:
- the LOC120073827 gene encoding protein SENSITIVE TO PROTON RHIZOTOXICITY 1-like; the encoded protein is MNPPTFPMEFSGDPLPTTIVGSDDPRIPLQNLSTIRSRMDAVQIFLSDNIDREVRISNQQMDAVSSEIVTAIQQIIVHGAALLACAQAKTPTAPDLTASTTRTHPNLVTEKSMAELKVEGVDEITRTESEEFDPDWEIVELDAMELLAEHIHFCEICGKGFKRDANLRMHMRAHGNQFKTPEALAKPLDVVGADHRAKRTRFSCPYDGCIRNKMHKKFRALKSLICVKNHFKRSHCPKMFSCNRCNKKSFSVMADLKSHLKYCGESKWRCSCGTTFSRKDKLFGHMALFEGHMPAVPDDASATAATTSEMDEDGDSNHSKDVNFQNASNSSSGDGSFESFLDGFGSIENHCLQEVLGFPYDFDSEPEWKFCGF